One Pelagicoccus enzymogenes DNA segment encodes these proteins:
- a CDS encoding BNR repeat-containing protein, with the protein MKLSFLPAKGLLLALVVVVPLQASDNYELVNRQAIDRVWSGNYVGFDFLTRGSHQYIAYYDANRQLTVMYRGGERDPFRHYKVDSWYAWDSHNYITMELDSDGHLHLLGNMHADRLEYFRTRHAHDIRSLERIRVMENEKLESAFTYPRFLKRDNGQLILKYRSGGSGDGSEIYLVYDPQEKAWSRMHEGSLIDGQGLMNAYVEGPLLGPDGRFHMAWIWRDTPDASTNHDISYARSDDLINWEDSSGKPISLPITYDKSDVVDPVPSGGGAINGNNKLGFDSKDRPVIAFHKYDENGNTQVYISRREATAWITRKVTDWKGFRWSFGGTGSLSSFDVRIRKPEQLANGKIKIPVKKLDQWYDLLLDEDSLELIETQAGYAYPPLISEVASSDAVLLNGQDSYGPDLILKTLSSQAFEDAEDEVFYLSWESQAPFRGQARDHILPPSILYLHHLKKKTD; encoded by the coding sequence ATGAAATTAAGCTTTCTGCCCGCCAAAGGGCTCCTCTTGGCGTTGGTCGTCGTTGTCCCATTGCAAGCGTCGGACAACTACGAACTCGTCAACCGTCAAGCGATCGATCGTGTATGGTCCGGCAACTACGTGGGCTTCGACTTTCTGACGCGAGGATCCCACCAATACATCGCCTACTACGACGCCAATCGCCAACTGACAGTGATGTATCGAGGTGGCGAAAGGGATCCGTTCCGCCACTACAAGGTCGATAGTTGGTATGCTTGGGACAGCCATAACTATATCACGATGGAACTGGACTCCGATGGACACCTTCACCTGCTGGGAAATATGCACGCCGACCGCCTCGAGTACTTCCGTACCCGTCACGCCCACGACATCCGCAGCTTGGAGCGCATACGCGTCATGGAAAACGAAAAGCTGGAAAGCGCGTTCACCTACCCACGTTTCCTCAAGCGGGACAATGGCCAACTAATCCTCAAGTACCGGAGCGGCGGAAGTGGAGACGGGAGCGAAATCTACCTCGTTTACGATCCTCAAGAAAAGGCTTGGAGCCGCATGCACGAAGGTTCCCTTATCGATGGGCAAGGGCTGATGAACGCCTACGTGGAAGGCCCCCTCCTCGGACCGGATGGACGTTTTCACATGGCTTGGATTTGGCGGGACACTCCCGACGCAAGTACCAACCACGACATCAGCTACGCCCGAAGCGACGACCTTATCAACTGGGAAGATTCGAGCGGAAAGCCCATTTCTCTGCCCATCACCTACGACAAGAGCGACGTTGTCGATCCCGTGCCCTCAGGTGGAGGCGCCATAAACGGCAACAACAAACTCGGTTTCGATTCGAAAGACCGTCCTGTCATCGCTTTTCACAAATACGACGAGAACGGCAACACTCAGGTCTACATCTCCCGTCGCGAAGCTACAGCCTGGATTACCCGCAAGGTGACGGACTGGAAAGGATTTCGCTGGTCCTTCGGAGGGACGGGTTCGCTTTCCTCCTTCGACGTCCGTATCCGTAAACCGGAACAATTAGCAAATGGAAAGATAAAGATCCCTGTCAAAAAGCTCGACCAATGGTATGACTTGTTGCTGGACGAGGATTCGCTAGAGCTGATCGAAACCCAGGCTGGATACGCCTACCCACCCTTGATCTCCGAGGTCGCATCCTCGGACGCGGTCTTGCTAAACGGCCAAGACTCCTACGGTCCGGATCTGATCTTAAAGACACTGTCCTCGCAAGCCTTCGAGGACGCGGAGGACGAAGTCTTTTACCTGTCTTGGGAATCTCAAGCGCCTTTCCGAGGACAAGCCCGAGACCACATTCTCCCTCCGAGCATCCTCTACCTGCATCATTTGAAGAAAAAGACAGATTAA
- a CDS encoding SDR family oxidoreductase, whose amino-acid sequence MDLKEKAALVTGATSGIGKEIAKALLTEGAKVAVNYRSDDQKKEETERDFETLLTVAGRPSSDLLMVKADVSKPAQVQKMFAAIDKRFDSLDLLVNNAGIQSETPSHELETGQVEKEIAVNLTGPILCCCEALKRFLKKPRPHGSIVNVSSVHEEVPKPGFLPYSVSKGGLRNLTRTLALEYADKNIRVNAVGPGTVDTNMNSKLSDPKVRKETQRNIPLKRIVQAKEVARSVLFLASDAARNITGQTLFMDGGLSLYPSFQDNWTSK is encoded by the coding sequence ATGGACTTGAAGGAAAAAGCAGCGCTTGTGACCGGCGCGACTTCCGGAATCGGGAAGGAAATTGCCAAGGCTCTCTTGACCGAAGGAGCGAAGGTCGCGGTGAACTACCGCAGCGACGACCAAAAGAAGGAGGAAACCGAGCGCGATTTCGAAACCTTGCTGACCGTAGCCGGTCGCCCCTCTTCGGACCTTTTAATGGTGAAGGCCGACGTTTCCAAGCCAGCTCAGGTTCAAAAGATGTTCGCCGCGATCGACAAGCGGTTCGATTCCCTCGATCTTCTCGTCAACAACGCCGGCATTCAAAGCGAGACTCCTTCCCACGAGCTCGAAACCGGGCAAGTGGAAAAGGAGATCGCAGTCAACTTGACCGGTCCCATCCTGTGCTGCTGCGAAGCTTTGAAACGGTTCCTCAAAAAGCCGCGTCCCCATGGCTCCATCGTTAACGTAAGCAGCGTACACGAGGAAGTTCCCAAGCCAGGCTTTCTGCCTTATTCCGTATCGAAAGGGGGACTCAGGAACCTGACCCGTACCCTCGCCCTCGAGTACGCCGACAAAAACATCCGCGTCAACGCAGTGGGTCCTGGTACGGTGGATACAAACATGAACTCCAAGCTTTCCGATCCGAAGGTACGCAAAGAGACGCAACGCAACATCCCGTTGAAACGAATCGTGCAAGCAAAGGAAGTGGCTCGCAGCGTTCTTTTTCTCGCTAGCGACGCAGCCCGCAACATCACTGGGCAAACCCTTTTCATGGACGGCGGACTCAGCCTATATCCCAGTTTTCAAGACAACTGGACCTCCAAGTAG
- the tal gene encoding transaldolase: protein MSNKTMDTERIRRLSDYGQSFWLDNLTREMLHDGELKARIKEEGLRGVTSNPKTFSDSVRSGKLYNEDIESLVNQGETNEAIYEALMVSDVQKACDAFRDLYESSAKVDGYVSIEVDPRLAHDPDGTLEAARNLWESVDRPNAMIKIPGTASCLPVIEQALYEGINVNVTLLFSVSRYREVAACYLRALRRRVRDGRDVKGLASVASFFLSRIDSKLESYLDDAAKSPDKRELTQSLRGTVAIAQARAAFESYSESYSNTAWKESLQKDGALPQRLLWASTSVKNKAYPETYYVDSLVGEGTVNTMPESTVRAFAEAGNLEKNAIEKAGEEPSKVFDSLEKLGIDLEVVSQELEDEGVQKFVDAFETGLRSVVRQAKQLRGAAV, encoded by the coding sequence ATGAGTAACAAAACGATGGATACAGAACGCATCCGTAGACTTTCAGACTATGGCCAGAGCTTTTGGTTGGATAATTTGACGCGCGAGATGCTGCACGACGGCGAGTTGAAGGCTCGAATAAAGGAGGAAGGTTTGCGCGGGGTGACCAGCAATCCGAAGACGTTTTCCGACTCAGTCCGGTCGGGTAAACTCTACAATGAGGATATCGAGTCTCTGGTGAATCAGGGCGAAACCAACGAAGCCATTTATGAGGCGTTAATGGTCAGCGATGTTCAAAAGGCCTGCGACGCTTTTCGAGACCTTTACGAGAGTTCAGCCAAAGTAGACGGTTACGTCAGCATCGAGGTCGATCCCCGTCTTGCTCACGATCCCGACGGAACTTTGGAGGCAGCAAGAAACCTATGGGAGTCGGTGGACCGACCAAACGCTATGATTAAGATCCCGGGTACCGCGTCTTGCCTGCCGGTTATCGAGCAAGCGCTCTACGAAGGTATTAACGTAAATGTGACGCTCCTCTTTTCGGTATCTCGCTACCGTGAGGTCGCAGCTTGCTATCTTAGAGCCTTGAGAAGGCGTGTCCGAGATGGGCGAGACGTCAAAGGTCTCGCATCCGTAGCCAGCTTTTTCTTGAGCCGTATCGACAGCAAGCTGGAGAGCTACTTGGACGACGCTGCCAAGTCGCCGGACAAGAGAGAGTTAACCCAATCGTTGCGGGGCACAGTGGCGATAGCGCAAGCCCGGGCCGCGTTCGAAAGCTACAGCGAGTCCTACTCAAACACGGCTTGGAAGGAATCGCTGCAAAAGGACGGAGCGCTTCCTCAGCGATTGCTGTGGGCAAGTACGTCCGTGAAGAATAAGGCGTATCCCGAAACTTACTACGTGGATTCTTTAGTCGGAGAAGGGACCGTGAATACGATGCCGGAAAGCACGGTTCGTGCATTCGCCGAAGCTGGAAACCTAGAAAAGAATGCGATCGAGAAGGCTGGTGAAGAGCCGTCTAAGGTGTTCGACTCTCTGGAGAAGCTCGGCATCGATCTAGAGGTGGTATCCCAAGAGTTGGAAGATGAGGGCGTACAGAAGTTCGTTGATGCTTTCGAAACTGGGCTTCGTTCCGTCGTGAGGCAGGCAAAACAGCTCCGTGGAGCGGCAGTCTGA
- a CDS encoding NAD(P)/FAD-dependent oxidoreductase, with the protein MNTEKKRILVLGGGFGGLAFAKSIDPSLAEVTLVDKQNHHLFQPLLYQVATAGLAAPDIAEPLRTLFSEQEHVQVLMDEVVAIDLEREWVTTPHQSLSYDYLVIALGGQTNYFGNEKWEKHASGLKTLADAHRIRNEVLGAFEMAENLSGDSEERRRLMTTVVIGGGPTGVEMAGTLAELAHRCFRRDFRKIDPKQSRVVLVDAADRVLPMYSEKLSRKAKKQLEELGVEVLTGKKVNDIKSRRVILDDQVIEAENIIWTAGVAANPLTEKLDTPKAKGGRLKVEPDCSLPRFRNAFAVGDIASLEDAKGVPVPGVAPAAIQMAKHVANVIDKEIREGLVVGDERARSPFIYRDKGAMATIGRSRAVASIAGREFSGFFAWFAWLAIHLITLVGMRNRLSVFMKWIYKYVNNKPGARIAWRPSPSKAKPRKKKQEALR; encoded by the coding sequence ATGAATACAGAGAAAAAGAGAATTCTAGTGCTGGGTGGCGGCTTTGGAGGTTTGGCCTTTGCGAAGTCGATAGACCCATCACTGGCGGAGGTGACTTTGGTAGACAAACAAAACCACCACCTCTTCCAGCCGTTGCTCTACCAGGTTGCGACCGCAGGACTCGCGGCCCCCGATATCGCCGAGCCGTTGCGCACACTCTTCTCCGAGCAAGAGCACGTGCAGGTTCTGATGGACGAGGTCGTTGCGATCGACCTTGAACGCGAATGGGTCACGACGCCGCATCAGAGCCTATCCTACGACTATCTCGTCATAGCCCTCGGGGGGCAAACAAACTACTTCGGCAATGAGAAGTGGGAGAAACATGCCTCCGGACTGAAAACCTTGGCCGATGCTCATCGGATCCGCAACGAGGTGCTTGGGGCGTTCGAAATGGCTGAGAATTTGTCTGGCGACAGCGAGGAAAGGCGCAGGCTAATGACTACGGTGGTGATCGGAGGGGGGCCAACCGGAGTGGAGATGGCCGGCACCTTGGCCGAGTTGGCCCACCGCTGTTTCAGGAGAGATTTCCGCAAGATTGACCCGAAGCAATCGCGGGTGGTATTAGTCGACGCAGCTGACAGAGTGCTGCCGATGTATTCAGAAAAGCTTTCGCGAAAGGCTAAGAAGCAACTCGAGGAGCTCGGCGTTGAAGTTCTGACCGGGAAAAAGGTGAATGACATCAAGTCGAGGCGAGTGATTTTGGACGACCAGGTCATCGAAGCCGAGAATATCATATGGACGGCTGGAGTTGCGGCTAATCCTTTGACCGAAAAACTCGACACTCCCAAGGCCAAAGGCGGACGACTCAAAGTCGAGCCGGATTGTAGTTTGCCAAGGTTTCGAAACGCTTTTGCGGTGGGAGACATCGCGTCGCTGGAGGATGCGAAAGGCGTTCCCGTACCCGGGGTCGCTCCAGCCGCTATCCAGATGGCGAAACATGTGGCTAATGTGATTGATAAGGAAATCCGGGAAGGGCTCGTTGTCGGGGACGAAAGGGCGAGGTCGCCATTTATTTACCGGGACAAGGGGGCCATGGCGACGATTGGACGTAGCCGAGCTGTCGCCTCGATTGCAGGACGCGAGTTTTCTGGATTTTTCGCTTGGTTTGCATGGTTAGCCATCCACCTTATCACCTTGGTGGGGATGCGAAATAGACTATCCGTATTCATGAAGTGGATATACAAGTACGTCAATAATAAGCCTGGCGCGCGCATCGCCTGGCGTCCCAGTCCGAGCAAGGCAAAGCCTAGGAAAAAGAAGCAAGAGGCTTTGCGATGA
- a CDS encoding exopolysaccharide biosynthesis protein: MAAKYENEPQSLGEVIDRLDEAAQREQAVSLEVMMQAVGRRSFGPIVLLVGVIAMSPLSGIPTLPSLLGVLVVLVAGQLVIGRKRFWIPSGLLERSISSKKVEKGLNAVRPIGRFVDRFLKPRLTVFTKGIGSYVMAVFCVLVGATMPPLEVLPFLATSAGLVLTSFGLAIISQDGVLALFAMGGTSLIGFLAVKALLF, translated from the coding sequence ATGGCCGCGAAATACGAAAACGAGCCACAGAGCCTCGGTGAAGTCATTGATCGCCTAGACGAGGCGGCCCAGAGGGAGCAGGCTGTTTCCCTAGAAGTAATGATGCAAGCGGTAGGCCGGCGTTCCTTCGGCCCGATCGTGCTGCTGGTGGGCGTGATTGCGATGTCGCCTCTGAGTGGAATTCCGACCTTGCCATCGCTTTTGGGCGTACTCGTGGTGCTCGTCGCCGGACAACTCGTAATTGGGCGAAAGCGATTTTGGATACCGAGTGGGCTGCTGGAGCGCTCCATCTCATCGAAGAAGGTAGAGAAAGGCCTTAACGCAGTGCGGCCGATTGGGCGTTTTGTGGACCGCTTTCTCAAACCCCGATTGACGGTTTTTACGAAGGGGATTGGTTCGTACGTAATGGCGGTGTTTTGCGTCCTGGTTGGAGCGACAATGCCTCCTCTGGAAGTCCTTCCGTTTCTCGCCACCAGTGCCGGATTGGTGCTGACATCTTTTGGATTAGCCATTATCTCCCAAGATGGCGTGCTCGCTTTGTTTGCGATGGGCGGAACGAGTCTGATCGGCTTCCTCGCGGTCAAAGCATTGCTGTTTTAA